The Clostridium septicum genome contains a region encoding:
- a CDS encoding aminopeptidase — protein MSEKLKSKSAWLKYNNKDKEEIFHFCNGYIDYMSVCKTERECVLTAIDMVQAMGYRDLEEIIENGEDLKAGDKVFINNKDKMLALFLIGKEPIEKGMRILGAHVDSPRLDLKQNPLYEDGELAMMDTHYYGGVKKYQWVTLPLAIHGVVVKKDGTKIDVVIGEDDKDPVIGVSDLLIHLAGDQLQKKGSNVIEGEDLNILVGNMPLEGEKKDAVKANILKLLKEKYDFEEEDFLSAELEVVPAGKAREFGLDRSMVMAYGQDDRICAYTSLMALLEVDDVDYTSVVLLVDKEEVGSNGATGMHSKFFENVVAEVMDRTGDYSELKLRRALANSKMLSADVTAAYDPNYPSVLEKKNSSYFGRGLVFSKYTGARGKSGCNDANAEFMAWLRNVMDSNNVSFQTAELGKVDQGGGGTIAYILAEYNMEVIDCGVALQNMHAPWEVSSKVDIFETKNGYKAFLEAK, from the coding sequence ATGAGTGAAAAGCTAAAAAGTAAAAGTGCTTGGTTAAAGTACAATAATAAAGATAAAGAAGAAATTTTTCATTTTTGTAATGGATATATAGACTATATGTCTGTATGTAAAACAGAAAGAGAATGTGTTCTTACAGCTATAGATATGGTTCAAGCTATGGGTTATAGAGATCTAGAAGAAATAATAGAAAATGGAGAAGATTTAAAAGCTGGTGATAAGGTTTTTATAAATAATAAAGACAAAATGTTAGCATTATTTCTTATTGGAAAAGAGCCTATTGAAAAGGGAATGAGAATTTTAGGAGCACATGTTGATTCTCCAAGATTAGATTTAAAACAAAATCCATTATATGAGGATGGAGAACTTGCTATGATGGATACTCATTATTATGGTGGTGTTAAAAAATATCAGTGGGTTACACTTCCACTTGCAATACATGGAGTAGTAGTTAAAAAAGATGGAACTAAAATAGATGTTGTTATAGGTGAAGACGATAAAGATCCAGTAATAGGAGTTTCAGATCTTCTTATACATCTTGCAGGAGATCAACTTCAAAAGAAGGGGTCTAATGTTATAGAAGGTGAAGATTTAAATATATTAGTAGGTAATATGCCATTAGAGGGTGAAAAAAAAGATGCTGTTAAAGCAAATATTTTAAAGCTTCTTAAAGAAAAATATGATTTTGAAGAAGAAGACTTTCTATCAGCCGAACTAGAAGTAGTACCAGCAGGGAAAGCTAGAGAATTTGGTTTAGACAGAAGTATGGTTATGGCATATGGTCAAGATGATAGAATTTGTGCTTATACTTCATTAATGGCTTTATTAGAAGTTGATGATGTAGATTATACATCAGTAGTTTTATTAGTTGATAAAGAAGAAGTTGGAAGCAATGGAGCTACTGGTATGCATTCAAAATTCTTTGAAAATGTTGTTGCAGAAGTAATGGATAGAACTGGAGATTATTCAGAACTTAAGCTTAGAAGAGCACTTGCAAATTCAAAAATGCTTTCAGCAGATGTAACAGCTGCATATGATCCTAATTATCCTTCAGTTTTAGAAAAGAAAAATTCTTCTTATTTCGGAAGGGGATTAGTATTTAGTAAATACACAGGAGCAAGAGGTAAAAGTGGATGTAATGATGCAAATGCAGAATTTATGGCATGGCTTAGAAATGTTATGGATAGTAACAACGTATCATTCCAAACAGCAGAACTTGGAAAAGTTGATCAAGGTGGTGGCGGAACTATAGCTTATATATTAGCTGAGTATAATATGGAAGTTATAGATTGTGGAGTTGCTCTACAAAATATGCACGCTCCTTGGGAAGTATCAAGTAAAGTAGATATATTTGAAACTAAAAATGGATATAAAGCTTTTTTAGAAGCTAAATAG
- a CDS encoding DUF1292 domain-containing protein: MEKNSVNIKEDEREVMTFLDEEGNKVEFEGVARIYIKEKEYLLLASLEDSNSEDVYVFRVDEKDGKQELNLVEDDKEFLAVKKEYKKLLY; the protein is encoded by the coding sequence ATGGAAAAAAATAGTGTAAATATAAAAGAAGATGAAAGAGAAGTAATGACTTTTTTAGACGAAGAAGGGAACAAAGTAGAGTTTGAAGGAGTTGCTAGAATATATATAAAGGAAAAAGAATATTTATTATTAGCATCATTAGAAGACTCAAATTCAGAAGATGTGTATGTATTTAGAGTTGATGAAAAAGATGGTAAACAAGAATTAAATCTTGTAGAAGATGATAAGGAATTTTTGGCAGTAAAAAAAGAATATAAAAAATTGTTATATTAA
- a CDS encoding anthranilate synthase component II, whose translation MLLMLDNYDSFVFNLVRYIEELGEEVIIYRNNKITIEEIEKLKVNGIIISPGPKSPKEAGRSLEIIDYFKGKIPILGICLGHQCIGDYFGGDIIKGKEPVHGKMSMVTHSNSGIFKGIKNPLRVTRYHSLILDKNTLPNELEVSCETDDGIIMGVNHKNYPIFGVQFHPEAEMTEEGHNLLNNFLNITREFKGESF comes from the coding sequence ATGTTATTAATGCTTGATAATTATGACTCCTTTGTATTTAACCTTGTAAGGTACATAGAAGAATTAGGAGAAGAAGTAATAATTTATAGAAACAACAAAATAACAATTGAAGAAATAGAGAAATTAAAAGTTAATGGAATTATAATATCACCTGGACCTAAATCCCCTAAAGAAGCAGGAAGAAGCTTAGAAATAATAGATTATTTTAAAGGTAAAATTCCTATACTTGGAATATGTCTTGGGCATCAATGTATAGGTGATTATTTTGGAGGAGATATAATAAAAGGAAAAGAACCTGTTCATGGGAAAATGAGCATGGTGACACACAGTAATAGTGGGATTTTTAAAGGGATTAAAAATCCACTTAGAGTTACACGATATCATTCGTTAATATTAGATAAAAATACTTTACCTAATGAGTTAGAAGTAAGCTGTGAAACAGATGATGGGATAATTATGGGAGTAAATCATAAAAATTATCCTATATTTGGAGTACAGTTCCATCCTGAAGCTGAAATGACAGAGGAAGGACATAATCTTTTAAATAATTTTTTAAATATTACAAGAGAGTTTAAAGGGGAGAGTTTTTAA
- the hprK gene encoding HPr(Ser) kinase/phosphatase, which produces MAVSVEKLINDFDLEVLVEGQPDTMISVSDINRPGLQLAGFYNYFASERIQVIGKAEWSFLDDMAVELRRKRVEKYFSFNIKCLIITRDLEPHKELLRAAKKNKIWLLRSNLVTTKFMSKLTIYLADKLAPETRLHGVLVDVYGIGILITGESGIGKSETALELIKRGHRLVTDDAVDIKEIDGELIGTSPRITIGMLEVRGIGIIDISALYGVSSVLQQKDIKLVMHFEHWKDDGDYDRLGLNNEHQDILGVKVRRLRIPVRPGRNIAVIIEAAAVNYRYYRMSDVTPVDIIESRMDKVLE; this is translated from the coding sequence GTGGCAGTTTCAGTTGAGAAGTTAATAAATGATTTTGATTTAGAGGTTTTAGTAGAAGGTCAACCGGATACAATGATATCTGTAAGTGATATTAATAGACCAGGTTTACAATTAGCTGGTTTTTATAACTATTTTGCTTCAGAAAGAATTCAAGTGATTGGTAAAGCAGAATGGAGTTTTTTAGATGACATGGCAGTAGAGCTTAGAAGAAAAAGGGTAGAAAAATATTTTAGCTTTAACATAAAGTGTCTAATAATAACAAGAGACCTTGAACCACACAAGGAATTACTTAGAGCAGCGAAAAAAAATAAGATATGGTTACTTAGAAGTAATTTGGTAACAACTAAATTTATGAGTAAACTTACTATATATTTAGCAGATAAACTAGCACCAGAAACTAGATTACATGGAGTTTTGGTTGACGTATATGGAATAGGGATACTTATTACAGGTGAAAGTGGTATAGGCAAAAGTGAAACTGCATTAGAACTTATTAAAAGAGGTCATAGATTAGTAACAGATGATGCAGTAGATATAAAAGAAATAGATGGGGAGCTTATAGGTACATCCCCTAGAATAACAATAGGAATGTTAGAAGTTAGAGGAATAGGGATAATAGATATTTCTGCTTTATATGGTGTAAGTTCTGTTCTTCAACAAAAAGATATAAAGCTAGTTATGCATTTTGAACATTGGAAAGATGATGGAGACTATGATAGACTTGGTTTAAATAATGAGCATCAAGATATATTAGGAGTTAAGGTTAGAAGGTTAAGAATACCTGTTAGACCTGGGAGAAATATAGCTGTTATTATAGAGGCAGCTGCAGTAAATTATAGATATTATCGTATGTCTGATGTTACTCCAGTAGATATTATTGAAAGTAGAATGGATAAAGTTTTAGAATAA
- the folP gene encoding dihydropteroate synthase — translation MKIGNKEFNIKDRTFIMGILNVTPDSFSDGGQFNDVQSAVKRAKEMVAEGVDIIDIGGESTRPGAGYVSEEEEIKRVVPIIKAIKEELDVIISIDTYKSKTAEEAIKAGADIINDVWGFKRDRNIAKVAAKYKVQCILMHNREEKKYENLMDDMILDLEESINIALEAGVAKEDIILDPGIGFAKTYEENLIVMNNLEKIVSMGYPVLLATSRKSMIGLTLDLPANDRVEGTLSTTVIGIMKGCNFVRVHDIKENKRVAIMTDKILKAR, via the coding sequence ATGAAAATAGGAAATAAGGAATTTAATATAAAAGACAGAACGTTTATTATGGGAATATTAAATGTAACACCAGATTCGTTTTCCGATGGTGGACAATTTAATGATGTTCAATCCGCTGTAAAAAGAGCAAAGGAAATGGTTGCAGAAGGTGTTGATATTATAGATATTGGTGGAGAATCAACTAGGCCAGGAGCTGGATATGTATCAGAAGAAGAGGAGATAAAGAGGGTAGTTCCAATAATAAAAGCCATAAAAGAAGAATTAGATGTAATTATATCTATAGATACTTATAAAAGTAAGACAGCAGAAGAAGCAATAAAAGCTGGAGCAGATATAATAAATGATGTTTGGGGCTTTAAAAGAGATAGAAATATAGCTAAGGTTGCAGCTAAATATAAAGTTCAATGTATTTTAATGCATAATAGAGAAGAGAAAAAATATGAAAATTTAATGGATGATATGATTTTAGATTTAGAAGAAAGTATAAATATTGCATTAGAAGCAGGGGTAGCTAAAGAAGATATAATATTAGATCCAGGAATAGGCTTTGCCAAGACTTATGAAGAGAATTTAATTGTTATGAATAACTTAGAGAAAATAGTAAGTATGGGATATCCAGTTCTTCTTGCAACATCTAGAAAATCAATGATAGGATTAACTTTAGATCTTCCAGCAAATGATAGAGTAGAAGGAACACTTTCAACTACTGTAATAGGTATAATGAAAGGGTGTAACTTTGTTAGAGTACATGATATTAAAGAGAATAAGAGAGTAGCTATAATGACAGACAAAATATTAAAAGCGAGATAG
- a CDS encoding IS6 family transposase, giving the protein MSKTNIKCPRYNSDKLYKFGMNKQAKQKYQCKQCKRQFVLGDGDGRPKLNNPKCPRCGKGTYLHHAYKHYNRYKCNNKKCNHIIVKHHTTNIDTASSELVSGSLSMKGMRFPLHVILTALTLYFLNNSSTRAISQFLMINAGIKVSHVTIASWTNKFAPFFKQKADKFKASLNLQSDDWHADETVVFINGERYYLWLAIDSETRFILAFHLTKSRSSDSAYTLVNEAKKFGEPANFITDRLPSYNEAVATLLPNTTHIPVAPMSSDTNNNLIESFNKTFKAWYKTKKGFNSFQKANNLIYLFIFHYNFIRPHGSLNNCTPAEVAGFASDSFAKNSWFSAS; this is encoded by the coding sequence ATGAGCAAAACTAATATAAAATGCCCACGCTATAATTCTGATAAACTATATAAGTTTGGTATGAATAAGCAGGCTAAACAAAAGTATCAATGTAAGCAGTGTAAGCGCCAATTCGTCCTAGGCGACGGTGACGGACGTCCTAAACTAAATAATCCTAAATGTCCTAGATGCGGTAAGGGAACTTACTTACATCATGCATATAAACATTACAATCGCTATAAGTGCAATAACAAGAAGTGTAATCACATAATAGTAAAACATCACACCACCAATATTGATACAGCTTCTAGTGAATTAGTTAGTGGTTCCCTTTCAATGAAAGGAATGCGTTTTCCGCTACATGTAATACTAACTGCATTAACACTATATTTTTTAAATAATTCATCAACAAGAGCCATTTCTCAATTCTTGATGATTAACGCTGGTATTAAGGTATCCCATGTTACTATAGCAAGTTGGACTAATAAATTTGCACCTTTCTTTAAACAAAAGGCTGATAAATTTAAAGCTAGTTTAAACTTACAATCTGACGATTGGCACGCTGATGAAACAGTAGTATTTATTAATGGTGAAAGATACTACCTTTGGTTAGCTATTGATTCAGAAACTAGATTTATTTTAGCATTTCATTTAACTAAATCTAGAAGTTCTGATTCAGCATACACATTGGTAAATGAAGCTAAAAAATTTGGTGAACCAGCTAATTTTATAACTGATAGATTACCTTCATATAATGAAGCCGTGGCTACGCTATTGCCCAATACAACTCATATTCCTGTAGCTCCAATGTCTAGTGATACAAATAATAATTTAATTGAATCATTTAATAAAACATTTAAAGCCTGGTATAAAACCAAGAAAGGATTCAACTCTTTTCAAAAAGCTAATAACCTTATATATTTATTTATCTTTCACTATAACTTTATTAGACCACATGGATCATTAAATAACTGTACTCCAGCAGAAGTTGCCGGCTTCGCCAGCGATAGCTTTGCTAAAAACTCTTGGTTTTCAGCATCTTAA
- a CDS encoding HD domain-containing protein, which yields MNRLNDILNSVEYKEYIKKIEFYEKDREFCRHDFNHFTDLARIAYIRVLENRLPYDKEIVYTIAFLHDIGRVLEYEKNIPHHKGSVIIARELLLKSNFSSLEIKLILDCIENHREGGELDLAKIIYESDKLSRNCFSCKAINKCYWDEEKKNKFIRY from the coding sequence TTGAATAGATTAAATGATATATTAAATAGTGTTGAATATAAAGAATACATAAAGAAAATAGAGTTTTATGAAAAAGATAGAGAGTTTTGTAGGCATGATTTTAATCATTTTACTGATTTAGCAAGAATTGCTTATATAAGAGTTTTAGAAAATAGGTTACCTTATGATAAAGAAATAGTTTATACTATTGCATTTTTACATGATATAGGTAGAGTTTTAGAATATGAAAAAAATATACCACACCATAAAGGAAGCGTAATAATAGCTAGAGAATTGCTTTTAAAAAGTAACTTTTCTAGTTTAGAAATTAAGCTTATTTTAGATTGTATTGAAAATCATAGAGAGGGTGGCGAACTTGACCTTGCAAAAATAATTTATGAAAGTGACAAGCTATCTAGAAATTGTTTTTCTTGCAAAGCAATTAACAAATGTTACTGGGATGAAGAGAAAAAGAATAAATTTATAAGGTACTAG
- a CDS encoding DUF896 domain-containing protein, translating to MDYNDMKIDDIIKRINELYKKSKEEGLNEEEKEEQQKLRRVYIDRVKSNFKVQLEGIEPKNPTSRKS from the coding sequence ATGGATTACAATGATATGAAAATAGATGATATAATAAAGAGAATAAATGAGCTTTATAAAAAGAGTAAAGAAGAAGGTTTAAATGAAGAGGAAAAAGAAGAACAACAAAAATTAAGAAGAGTATATATTGATAGAGTTAAAAGTAATTTTAAAGTTCAGTTAGAAGGGATTGAACCTAAAAATCCAACGAGTAGAAAAAGTTAA
- the pabB gene encoding aminodeoxychorismate synthase component I — MDLNIREIVTSLNPLEVYNIFKDKKNSILLDSSKDDRLLSKFSFIGINEFLKFESKGNKAFINDKEITGNPFNILESLISKYRIVEDKYDEIPFLSGCIGYISYDTCRILEDLPNTSKEDFIIPDMRFSFYDNLIIFDLINNKKYITSLGVVKNSEKSLDEIECKIKLGVRLNEEDIEGKNKNFNSNFTKKEYKNAISKLKDYIISGDVYIANMTQRFFCDCNDDAFKIYKRLRSINKAPFSAFMNYDDFQVISSSPERFIQVKDRKVHTRPIKGTRPRGNTKEEDYKNSQELLNSEKDKAELLMVVDLERNDLSKVCKNHSVKVTELFKLEEYATVFHLVSTVEGELKEEVSAVECIRECFPGGSITGTPKIRAMEIIEELEGVKRNLYTGSIGYFDLRGNSDFNIVIRTIVKKENKAYFGVGGGITYDSIEEDEYNETLDKAKALMRVL, encoded by the coding sequence TTGGATTTAAATATACGTGAAATAGTAACATCATTAAATCCTTTAGAGGTTTATAATATATTTAAAGATAAGAAAAATAGTATACTATTAGATTCATCAAAAGATGATAGACTTTTATCAAAATTTTCATTTATAGGAATTAATGAATTTTTAAAATTTGAATCAAAAGGAAATAAAGCTTTTATAAATGATAAGGAGATTACAGGGAATCCTTTTAATATACTAGAAAGTCTAATAAGTAAGTATAGAATAGTTGAGGATAAGTATGATGAAATACCTTTTTTATCGGGTTGTATAGGATATATTTCTTATGATACATGTAGAATACTAGAAGATTTACCTAATACATCAAAGGAAGATTTTATAATTCCTGATATGAGGTTTTCCTTTTATGATAATTTAATAATTTTTGATTTAATAAATAATAAGAAGTATATAACATCTTTAGGAGTAGTTAAAAATAGTGAAAAATCCTTAGATGAAATAGAATGTAAAATAAAATTAGGAGTTAGATTAAACGAAGAGGATATAGAGGGAAAAAATAAGAATTTTAACTCTAATTTTACAAAGAAAGAATATAAAAATGCTATATCAAAACTTAAGGATTATATAATTAGTGGAGATGTATATATTGCTAATATGACACAAAGGTTTTTTTGTGATTGTAACGATGATGCCTTTAAAATTTATAAGAGGTTAAGAAGTATAAATAAGGCTCCGTTTTCTGCATTTATGAATTATGATGATTTTCAAGTTATTAGTTCATCTCCAGAAAGATTTATTCAAGTTAAAGATAGAAAGGTTCATACTAGGCCTATAAAAGGTACTAGACCTAGGGGAAATACTAAAGAAGAAGATTATAAAAATAGTCAAGAATTATTAAATAGTGAAAAAGATAAAGCAGAACTTTTAATGGTTGTAGATTTAGAGAGAAATGATTTAAGCAAAGTTTGTAAAAATCATTCAGTAAAAGTTACTGAATTGTTTAAATTAGAAGAATATGCAACAGTATTTCATTTAGTTTCAACAGTAGAAGGTGAATTAAAGGAAGAAGTATCAGCAGTTGAATGCATTAGAGAATGCTTCCCTGGGGGATCAATAACAGGGACACCTAAAATAAGAGCTATGGAAATAATTGAAGAGCTAGAAGGGGTAAAAAGAAATCTTTATACAGGCTCTATTGGCTATTTTGATTTAAGAGGAAATTCAGATTTTAATATAGTAATAAGGACTATTGTTAAAAAAGAAAACAAAGCTTATTTTGGTGTTGGCGGAGGAATAACTTATGATTCTATAGAAGAAGATGAGTATAATGAAACTTTAGATAAGGCTAAAGCGTTAATGAGGGTATTATAA
- a CDS encoding phage holin, whose translation MKNFDWSRFKNYGLWVSIISLIPLILNAFGVKVVAPEYQTATNAILSILVALGIVNNPTTCNKWFKDDGVIKEPEPKAIDGNKEEKIRK comes from the coding sequence ATGAAAAATTTCGACTGGTCAAGATTTAAAAACTATGGGTTATGGGTATCTATAATATCTTTAATACCACTAATATTAAATGCTTTTGGAGTTAAGGTTGTAGCACCTGAATATCAAACTGCTACTAATGCTATTTTATCTATTTTAGTTGCTTTAGGTATAGTTAATAATCCAACAACTTGTAATAAATGGTTTAAAGATGATGGTGTTATAAAAGAACCAGAACCAAAAGCTATAGATGGAAATAAAGAAGAAAAAATTCGAAAATAA
- a CDS encoding aminotransferase class IV translates to MRNIIYNDEKIILDEGIFFGRGVFETILIKEKPIFLKEHICRLNRGIELLELGDKIKEDFLDKEIEKLHLRNKVLKVLVSPKNIILTERDIPYSKEDYKNGFKLKISKVIRNSTSPLVYIKSISYMDNLLENKKAKKEGYNEVIFLNEKGYLTEGSTSNIFLVKDNKLYTPKIESGLLNGIIREYILKNTNCEEVKLTLNDLINSDEVFITNSLLGIMKVISIEDKIFREHKFTDSINRKYLVDIEKLGGA, encoded by the coding sequence ATGAGAAATATTATATATAATGATGAGAAAATTATTTTAGATGAAGGAATTTTCTTTGGAAGAGGTGTATTTGAAACAATTTTAATTAAGGAAAAACCAATATTTTTAAAGGAACATATATGTAGGTTAAATAGAGGAATAGAGCTATTAGAGTTAGGAGATAAGATTAAAGAAGATTTTTTAGATAAAGAAATAGAGAAATTACATTTAAGAAATAAAGTATTGAAGGTTTTAGTTTCTCCTAAAAATATAATTTTAACAGAAAGGGATATACCTTATTCAAAGGAAGATTATAAAAATGGTTTTAAATTAAAGATTTCAAAGGTTATTAGAAATTCAACTTCTCCTTTAGTTTATATAAAGTCTATAAGTTATATGGATAATTTATTAGAAAATAAAAAAGCTAAAAAAGAAGGATATAATGAGGTTATATTTTTAAACGAAAAAGGATATTTAACTGAAGGAAGTACATCAAATATATTTCTTGTTAAAGATAATAAATTATATACACCTAAAATAGAATCTGGACTTTTAAATGGAATTATAAGAGAATATATTTTAAAAAATACTAATTGTGAAGAAGTGAAGTTAACATTAAATGATTTAATAAATTCAGATGAGGTATTTATAACTAATAGCTTATTAGGTATAATGAAAGTTATTAGTATTGAAGATAAAATATTTAGAGAACATAAATTTACTGATAGCATAAATAGAAAATATCTAGTGGATATAGAAAAACTAGGAGGGGCATAA
- a CDS encoding PHP domain-containing protein: MIKYDLHTHSTSSDGRYSPRDVVKLAKENGVEYLALTDHDTLSGINDALLEAKKLNINFIPGIELSTEFNHESIHVLGFFKGDDYKNPELKGFLESLKEKRIKRAYEIVERLKKYNNIEIDINNVLKNGKDTIARPHIAKAIIEAGYPHDHEYIFKNILGDNCPAYVPSAKITTEEGIKLLKKYNALVFLAHPVLVKHTPIKELLKLGFDGLEAIYFRNKSKKTKEFLHLAEELNLLVSCGSDCHGIPNDCSHGTVGEIPFPDDIDVDKYMNWLK, encoded by the coding sequence ATGATAAAATATGACCTACATACCCATTCAACATCTTCAGATGGAAGATATTCACCTAGAGATGTTGTTAAATTAGCCAAAGAAAATGGAGTCGAATATTTGGCATTAACTGATCACGATACACTCTCTGGTATAAATGATGCCCTTTTAGAAGCTAAAAAACTTAATATTAACTTTATTCCTGGAATAGAATTATCTACTGAATTTAATCATGAGTCTATACATGTTTTAGGATTTTTTAAAGGTGACGATTATAAAAATCCAGAACTTAAAGGCTTTCTAGAATCTTTAAAAGAAAAAAGGATAAAAAGAGCTTATGAAATAGTAGAGAGATTAAAAAAATATAATAATATAGAAATAGATATTAATAATGTCTTAAAAAACGGAAAAGACACAATTGCAAGGCCCCATATTGCCAAAGCAATAATAGAAGCTGGCTATCCTCATGATCATGAATATATATTTAAAAATATTTTAGGTGATAACTGCCCTGCATATGTTCCATCTGCAAAAATCACTACAGAAGAAGGGATTAAACTATTAAAAAAATATAATGCTTTAGTGTTTTTAGCTCACCCTGTATTAGTAAAACATACACCTATAAAGGAATTACTTAAATTAGGTTTTGATGGCTTAGAAGCAATATATTTTAGAAATAAATCTAAAAAAACTAAAGAATTTTTACATCTTGCAGAAGAATTAAATTTATTAGTTTCTTGCGGCTCTGACTGTCATGGTATACCAAATGACTGTAGCCATGGAACTGTTGGAGAAATTCCTTTCCCTGATGATATTGATGTTGATAAATACATGAATTGGTTAAAATAA
- the folK gene encoding 2-amino-4-hydroxy-6-hydroxymethyldihydropteridine diphosphokinase: MDKLYLENIEIFANHGVFQEEKNLGQKFIISLELKLDTREAAITGDLTKSVHYGELCHKIEEEFQKESYDLIETVAEKVAEFILFNYKLVKEVKVTLKKPWAPINRHLDYAAIEIVRGWHKAYIALGSNIGGKEHNIKEAINRIKENKNITVSKVSNLIETEPWGFEDQDTFINGVIEVETILSPKELIKTLLSIENDMKRERILRWGPRIIDLDIIFYDDLISNDEEVIIPHPRMEEREFVLEPLNEIAPNMLHPILNKRVFQLLRDIKKANLK, translated from the coding sequence ATGGATAAATTATATTTAGAAAATATAGAGATATTTGCTAATCATGGAGTATTTCAGGAAGAAAAAAATCTAGGTCAAAAATTTATAATAAGTTTAGAACTTAAGCTAGATACAAGAGAAGCAGCTATAACAGGAGATTTAACTAAATCAGTACATTATGGAGAGTTATGTCATAAGATTGAAGAGGAATTTCAAAAGGAAAGCTATGATTTAATAGAAACAGTAGCAGAAAAGGTAGCAGAGTTTATATTATTTAATTATAAGCTTGTAAAAGAAGTTAAGGTTACACTTAAAAAGCCGTGGGCTCCAATAAATAGACATTTAGATTATGCAGCTATAGAAATAGTTAGAGGTTGGCATAAAGCTTATATTGCTCTAGGAAGTAATATAGGTGGAAAAGAACATAACATAAAAGAGGCTATTAATAGAATAAAAGAAAATAAAAATATAACTGTGTCAAAAGTTTCTAATTTAATAGAAACAGAACCATGGGGATTTGAAGATCAAGACACATTTATAAATGGTGTTATAGAAGTAGAAACTATACTTTCACCAAAGGAACTTATAAAAACTCTTTTATCAATAGAAAATGATATGAAAAGAGAGAGAATTTTAAGATGGGGACCTAGAATAATAGACTTAGATATAATATTTTATGATGATTTAATTTCTAATGATGAAGAAGTTATAATTCCTCATCCTAGAATGGAAGAAAGAGAATTTGTATTAGAACCATTAAATGAAATTGCACCTAATATGTTACATCCAATTCTAAATAAAAGAGTATTTCAATTATTAAGAGATATAAAAAAAGCCAATTTAAAGTAA
- the folE gene encoding GTP cyclohydrolase I FolE has product MIDKEKIKTGVKLILEAIGEDVNREGLIETPDRIARMYEEIFSGIGQTAEDALSKTFKVENNDLVIEKDITFFSMCEHHLVPFYGKAHIAYIPNERVAGLSKLARCVEVYAKKPQLQEKLTSEVADALMEYLGAEGVMVVIEAEHMCMTMRGVRKPGTKTVTTTYRGRFKEDYELRKEVLSLIK; this is encoded by the coding sequence ATGATAGATAAAGAGAAAATTAAAACTGGGGTAAAGTTAATACTAGAGGCAATTGGAGAAGATGTAAACAGAGAAGGGTTAATAGAAACACCTGATAGAATAGCAAGAATGTATGAAGAAATTTTTTCAGGTATTGGACAAACGGCAGAAGATGCATTATCAAAGACATTTAAAGTAGAAAATAATGATTTGGTTATAGAAAAAGATATAACTTTCTTTTCTATGTGTGAACACCATTTAGTACCTTTTTATGGGAAGGCTCATATAGCATATATACCAAATGAAAGAGTTGCAGGATTGTCTAAATTAGCAAGATGTGTTGAGGTTTATGCTAAAAAGCCACAACTTCAAGAAAAGTTAACGTCAGAAGTGGCAGATGCTTTAATGGAGTATTTAGGAGCAGAAGGTGTAATGGTAGTTATAGAAGCTGAGCATATGTGTATGACTATGAGAGGAGTTAGAAAGCCTGGAACTAAGACTGTAACTACAACTTATAGAGGCAGATTTAAAGAAGATTATGAATTAAGAAAAGAGGTTCTTTCTTTAATAAAATAG